A genomic window from Bacteroidota bacterium includes:
- a CDS encoding metalloregulator ArsR/SmtB family transcription factor: protein MTITDLKPEPRLRLERLDDVAYVLRAVSHPIRLAIIDVLDQRDSISVGELCGILSVEQSLLSHHLAKLREQRIVKTRREGQHVRYTLAERRITAIIPCIQACINK from the coding sequence ATGACAATTACAGACCTAAAACCAGAACCCCGCCTCCGCTTGGAACGCCTGGACGATGTGGCGTATGTGCTCCGCGCGGTTTCGCACCCCATTCGTCTTGCCATTATAGACGTGCTGGACCAGCGCGATAGCATATCGGTGGGCGAGCTGTGCGGCATCCTTTCGGTAGAGCAGAGCCTGCTGAGCCACCACCTAGCCAAACTGCGCGAACAACGGATTGTGAAAACCCGGCGGGAGGGCCAGCATGTGCGCTATACGCTGGCCGAGCGGAGGATTACCGCCATTATTCCCTGCATACAGGCATGCATAAACAAATAA
- a CDS encoding magnesium transporter CorA family protein, translating to MIALYDQKASLVEDPGANRVTWVSMTNPSHTELAEVEGRYELPLDFLTAALDPEERARFEVEDNVMLILLRIPIRSEDLEDGVPYITRPLGIILAPHILVTICTRPNSILDEVQNMRRVAADPSDRIQFVLNIFDRATLKYLRFLKDLDLHSQEIEDRLRANQKNTELLKLLNTEKSLVFFRTSLQTNQFMLERIKRTSFFRTASDEHLELLEDVIIDNAQAIEMANIYTSILESTANTFASVINNNLSRVMKGLTQITIILMLPTLLASIYGMNIHLPLEDDPNAFVYVSVGGLLLSLIGIMVFRINRNL from the coding sequence ATGATTGCCCTCTACGACCAAAAAGCTAGCCTGGTAGAAGACCCTGGGGCAAACCGGGTTACTTGGGTAAGCATGACAAACCCCAGCCATACGGAGCTAGCTGAGGTAGAAGGCCGGTACGAGCTGCCGCTCGACTTCCTGACGGCCGCACTGGACCCCGAAGAGCGTGCCCGCTTTGAGGTAGAGGACAACGTAATGCTCATACTCCTGCGGATACCCATCCGCAGCGAAGACCTGGAAGACGGGGTGCCCTACATTACCCGCCCTTTGGGCATCATCCTGGCCCCGCACATACTGGTTACCATCTGCACACGGCCAAACAGCATACTGGACGAAGTGCAAAACATGAGGCGGGTAGCCGCAGACCCCAGCGATCGTATTCAGTTTGTGCTGAATATCTTCGACCGTGCCACGCTGAAGTACCTGCGGTTTTTGAAAGACCTGGACCTGCACAGCCAGGAGATAGAAGACCGCCTGCGGGCCAACCAGAAGAATACGGAACTGCTGAAGCTGCTGAACACGGAAAAGAGCTTGGTGTTCTTTCGCACCAGCCTGCAGACCAATCAGTTTATGCTGGAGCGCATCAAGCGCACCAGCTTCTTCCGCACCGCTAGCGACGAGCACCTGGAGCTGCTGGAGGACGTGATTATCGACAATGCCCAGGCCATAGAGATGGCAAACATCTATACCAGCATCCTGGAGAGCACGGCCAACACCTTTGCCAGCGTTATCAATAACAACCTGAGCCGGGTAATGAAGGGCCTTACCCAGATCACCATCATCCTGATGCTCCCTACCCTGCTGGCCTCCATCTATGGCATGAACATCCACCTGCCCCTGGAGGATGACCCGAACGCGTTTGTATATGTGAGTGTGGGAGGCCTGCTGCTCAGCCTGATCGGCATTATGGTGTTCCGCATTAACCGAAACCTGTAG
- a CDS encoding Crp/Fnr family transcriptional regulator, producing MHSFEAFSTSELATIQDALSLLEVPAQHNLVAHGQPATHIYFIRQGLVRIFYIVDGEEKTLFVAPEYHFIGSLESMVAQQPSMQYVQTLEPSVLLALPYTALLELYERVPRLNAFVRKLLEQRMIHVQQLLYTHITHTHEQRYRWLLSTQAELLQRVPLHILATFLGITPVSLSRIRRRLAERPDTDH from the coding sequence TTGCACTCATTCGAAGCTTTTAGCACGTCTGAGCTCGCCACCATCCAGGATGCCCTCAGCTTATTGGAAGTACCCGCCCAGCACAATCTGGTGGCACATGGCCAACCTGCTACCCATATCTATTTCATCCGGCAGGGCCTGGTGCGTATATTCTACATAGTAGATGGCGAGGAAAAGACCCTCTTTGTTGCACCAGAGTATCATTTCATTGGCTCGCTAGAGAGCATGGTAGCCCAGCAACCCTCGATGCAGTATGTACAAACCCTAGAACCATCGGTACTGCTGGCACTCCCCTATACGGCGCTCCTGGAGCTATATGAGCGGGTACCTCGGCTAAATGCATTCGTAAGAAAGCTGCTAGAGCAGCGGATGATCCATGTACAGCAGCTGCTATACACACACATTACCCACACACATGAGCAGCGATATAGGTGGCTACTGAGCACACAGGCTGAGCTACTACAGCGCGTACCGCTGCATATATTGGCCACCTTTTTAGGGATAACCCCTGTGTCGTTGAGCCGAATCCGCAGAAGATTGGCAGAAAGGCCGGATACCGATCACTAG
- a CDS encoding SRPBCC domain-containing protein — MYGIPIALFAISLTFTLVGAAQAQSNVHPMKKIRTEILIDAPIETVWNVLIDREAWPTWNPFIIESTQPLILGKRIRNVMRNGARTLVFKPKITDFQPYKRLEWLGHLGIPGLFDGRHSFELQKLNGQTLLVQGEYFGGMLRKPIMKKIGQQTLENFMAMNQALKARCETR, encoded by the coding sequence ATGTATGGCATACCCATCGCTCTATTCGCTATATCGCTTACCTTCACACTGGTGGGTGCTGCACAAGCCCAGTCCAATGTACACCCTATGAAAAAGATTCGCACCGAAATTCTAATTGATGCCCCAATTGAAACCGTCTGGAACGTATTGATCGACCGAGAAGCTTGGCCCACTTGGAACCCCTTTATCATCGAAAGTACCCAACCCCTGATCCTAGGCAAAAGGATCAGAAATGTAATGCGAAATGGGGCGAGAACCCTCGTTTTTAAGCCAAAAATCACAGACTTTCAACCTTACAAACGACTAGAATGGTTGGGCCATCTGGGCATCCCCGGCCTCTTTGACGGACGCCACTCTTTTGAACTTCAAAAGCTAAACGGGCAAACCCTACTTGTGCAAGGCGAGTACTTTGGTGGGATGCTACGCAAGCCAATTATGAAAAAGATTGGCCAGCAAACCCTGGAAAACTTTATGGCTATGAACCAAGCCCTAAAGGCACGCTGCGAAACCCGCTAG